One genomic window of Nitrospiria bacterium includes the following:
- the lpxI gene encoding UDP-2,3-diacylglucosamine diphosphatase LpxI (LpxI, functionally equivalent to LpxH, replaces it in LPS biosynthesis in a minority of bacteria.), which produces MKTLGIIAGSGTFPLTVARAARQEGYRVVAVAHEGETHPDLAAQVDELTWIYVGELNKLIAAFKKAGVAEAVMAGGIKKVRLFGNARPDLRTLALLARVGIKKDDSLLRAVADELASEGIRIRSATEMLTGILMPKGLLTERSLTASEEQDAEFGWSLAKEMGRLDVGQCVVVKDRTVLAVEAIEGTDETIRRGGRHGGKGAVVVKVRKPQQDIRFDLPTVGPVTVDVMAEIGAAVLVLEAGCTILLDKTLLLEKARAAGISVLGR; this is translated from the coding sequence GTGAAGACCTTGGGAATCATCGCCGGCAGCGGGACCTTTCCCTTGACGGTGGCCCGGGCGGCCCGGCAGGAAGGCTATCGCGTCGTCGCGGTCGCACACGAGGGTGAAACCCACCCGGATCTGGCCGCTCAAGTTGACGAGTTGACCTGGATCTATGTGGGCGAGTTGAATAAATTGATCGCCGCGTTCAAAAAAGCCGGTGTGGCCGAGGCGGTCATGGCGGGAGGGATCAAGAAGGTCCGGCTGTTTGGAAACGCCCGGCCCGACCTGCGCACCCTGGCCTTGCTGGCCCGGGTCGGGATTAAAAAGGACGACAGCCTCCTTCGCGCCGTCGCGGACGAGTTGGCCTCGGAGGGAATCCGGATCCGTTCGGCGACGGAAATGTTGACCGGCATCCTGATGCCCAAGGGGCTGTTGACGGAACGCTCCCTGACCGCGAGCGAGGAACAGGATGCGGAGTTCGGCTGGTCTCTGGCGAAGGAGATGGGCCGCTTGGACGTCGGACAATGCGTGGTGGTGAAGGACCGGACCGTCCTGGCTGTGGAAGCGATCGAGGGAACGGATGAGACCATCCGGCGCGGCGGACGCCATGGAGGGAAGGGGGCCGTCGTGGTGAAAGTGAGGAAACCCCAGCAGGATATCCGCTTTGATCTTCCGACGGTGGGACCGGTAACGGTCGATGTCATGGCCGAGATCGGGGCGGCGGTTCTGGTTCTGGAGGCCGGATGCACCATCCTGCTGGACAAAACCCTTCTTTTGGAAAAGGCTCGGGCGGCAGGCATTTCTGTCCTGGGCCGCTAA